The Quercus lobata isolate SW786 chromosome 9, ValleyOak3.0 Primary Assembly, whole genome shotgun sequence region GAGGATGACAAATGGTTTAAGAGTTAGGAACCAAGGAAACAATATTGTATTGTTTGTGTTCAATAATCTGGCGGATGTcgacaaaattttaaaaagccaACCTTGGAGTTTTCATAGGCATCTGATCATCATGCAATGATATACAGGAGATGCACTAGTGCACGAGCTCGCTTTCAACAAAGTGCCATTTTGGGTTCAAGTCCATGACATCCCTACTAGTTTTCTAACTAGGAAAGTGGCAGAAAATTTGTGTGAAATAGTGGGTGATATTCAAAGGTCCAACGGAGCGGTGGATGAGGATGGAGGTAGTTTTTTTCGAGTGAGGGTGATGCTTGATATCACGTTGTCTTTGTGTAGAGGTAGAGTCATTACCTTACCCAGTGGAGAGAAGAGATGGATTAGATTCAAATATGAACGATTACCGAGTCTATGCTATTGGTGTGGGTGTCTAAATCATGACGATAGGGACTGCGAACTATGGGTTCAAAGTAATGGTACCTTAACCTTGGATCAACAACAATTTGGCCCGTTTCAGAGAGCATCGCCATACAAATCGTCAGGGAAGGATGTGATCTATGTCCCCAATTACTATGAGAAGAAGGCAATCAGATTGCAGGCACAGAGCAGGGATGAAGGTAGCTCTCATAATGTTGTTCACATTCAGTTAGGGACTACAACTCCGGCAAACACAGAACCAACAGTGGCGGAGAAAGGGGAGGAGGAGCTTCAGACCGTGGAGGCAGTTACAGAGGTAATTGTGCAGCGAAGTTTAGGGAAGGAGACAGAAACGGTTGGAGCCATAAATGATAATTATTCAATGCGGAAAAATAAGGAAGTGATTATGACTAACGTAAGGTGCAATGATTCTGATTTCCTTTCCAAAAAGGATGAATTTGATATGGTCTTTAACTAATCCAGCTCAGCTAAGTCAACTAATACGGAATTAATGGGGGCAATATTAGTGGGTAATAGCATTGAAGTGTCCAACATAAATGCTAATTCCATTAAGGTAGCAGAATTAGAGTGCAATCAAACTTCTATGAAACCAACCCTAGCCACCTCCATGCAAAATATGCACGTGCCTACCAATCTAAATGATGCGGCTAGCGAATCAACGACCAAGATTAATGATCACCCAACAAGCATTAGGACTTGGAAAAGACTCATGCGCCAAGTTAACCTAGCTGGGGCTGAGAACaagtgtgatgaaaaaattaagagaaagtTGAGTACATGCATGGTGACTTCCACAGACTCTCCAAGCAAAAGGTTGCAAGTGATGAAGATCAACCCCTTGTCAAATTTAATGATGGAAGCTGCTGAGCAGCCCCGTCAAGAGTCATGAGTCTCTTAATATGGAACTGTCGTTGGCCTAGGAACCTAGTGATAGAGAAGGAGCTCGGTGATTTAATCCGAGCAAAAGATCCTTTCGTTGTGTGCGTTGCTGAGACATGGACGGACGAAGCaaggttgaaaaaaataaaacagaacTTACAATTTGAGCACATGTTCTTTGTACCTCGGATTCATAGAGGTGGGGGACTGGTTCTGTATTGGAAGGAAGTAATGAAGTTGACAGTAGAAACTTCCTCAAAAAATCACATTGACTACATTATTGGGAAAGGAAGCGAAGAGGCATGGCGGTTCACTGGCTTCTATGGTGAACCAAATACTCACAAAAGGTATGAGTCGTGGGATTTACTATGCCAACTCAACTCACAATTCAGTTTACCATGGTTGTGTTTAGGTGATTTCAATGAGATAGTGAGAGGGATAGAAAAGAAAGGTGGTAGCAATCGGAGTCATGCTCAAATGCAGTTGTTCAGAAAGGCCATTGATGAGTGCGGATTCATAGATATGGGGTACAAAGGTAGTCCTTTCACGTGGAAAAAGTTTTTTAGGAGTGGGGATTCAATTTAGGAGAGATTGGATAGAAGTTTAGCAAATAATGAGTGGTTGATTAGATTTGGAGGATCCTTTGTGCACCATCTAAATTGCAGCACCTCTGATCACTCCTCCCTATGGATTATACCGAAATCATTCACCCAACCAGCCAAGAAAAACCGTTCCGATTTGAGGAGATGTGGCTTGCCAAGAAGGGATGTTCAAATACAGTTAAAGCTGAATGGCACAAGCACAGAATTGACAACATTGCAGCAAGTATTGTGCCAAAAATTGAGAGGTGTGGTTCGGCCTTAAGGAGATGGAGTAGCAAAAATTTTGGTAGCATCAGAAAAGAATTACAACAAAAGTAGAAACTCTTAGCCAAGGTAGAGTTGGAAGCACTACTGACAGGGGTTAATTTTAAGGCACGAATGCTTAGAAGTGAGGTGAATGACCTCCTAGATAAGGAGACAAGGATGTGGTTTCAGTGATCCTGATCTCTTTGGGCTACATTTGGAGACAAGAACTCCAAATACTTCCATAGTAAAGCCACCCAACATTATCGGAGGAACAAAATTGAAGGAATAAGGGGAAGTCCTAGTCATAACCTTTACCAATGGACTCCGATCCGAAGAATTCTTATTCTCCGTTTACAAGAACGATCCAAAGACCATGGCTGACATGTTATATCAAGCCACGAAGTACTTGAACGCTGAAGATGCCATGATTGCTAGAGGGGGCAGACTGAAGAAGCGAGAGAAGTATGACGATCCCCATCCATACAGGGGAAGAAAGGTAGCCTAAATGAGTAACAAGAGGGATGAACAAAGGTCAAGGCCTCCGCCAAGACAGATCACCAACTTCACTTCGTTTAACACTCCGCTTGATCAGGTCTTGATGCAGATCAGGGACGACCCCGCCTTGATTGGCCTGATAAATTGAAGGGTGACCCAAACAAATGGCCAAGGAATAAGTAATGTCGCTTCCATCGGGACCATGGACATGACACTTCCGACTGCTATGACCTAAAGCAACAAATAGAAGCATTCATCAAGCAAGGAAAATTGCAACGGTTCGTAGGACAAGAAAAGGCAAGAGAAAACCACTAAAGGACTAAGAGTTGAACTAACAGGTTGAAAAGCAACCCAAGGCCCCACTTGGAGAGATAAGAGTGATCGTAGAGGGGGGGGCGCACAATGGTCGGTCCTCAAAGAAGGCGAGGAAGACCTACCTATGAATAGTGCAAAATGTCCAGCTCACTAGTTGTCTGCCCAAGCTTACTCAGATGGATGAGCCGATGATCAACTTCACTAAGAAGGATGCCCAATGACTCCACCACCCCcatgacgatgctttggtgATCAATTTGACCATAGCAAACTTCAATACCCGACAGGTCCTGGTGGATAATGGAAGCTCAGCGAACATCCTCTACTATCCAGCCTTCCAACCAATGAGGATTGGTAAGGAATGACTCATACCATCAGACGTCCCTCTAGTGGGTTTCGGAGGAACGAAGGTCATGCCCATCAAATCCATCACATTGTCAATCACCATTAGCACCTATCCTCAATAGATCACTAAGGATGTCACATTCTTGGTAGTAGATTGCTCGTCAGCTTATAATGCCATCATCGGGCGACCAACGCATGGAGAGCGACCAAATCTACATATCACCTATTGCCAAATTCCTTACAGAGTGTGGGATAAGAGAGGCCCATGGAGATCAGACGGCAGCCCGAGAATGTTATGTAGCCATGCTAGAGATGGACGAATAACTAACTACCATGAACATTGAGGAGAGACGAGTGAATGCAGGGCTAACAGAGGAACTAGAAGCTGTCTCTTTGGATGAATAGCACCCGGATAGGATCGCTCACATTAGCATGTAAGCCAGCCCTTTGGTTCGAAACGAGCTGATTCTTTTCCTAAAGAACAACTTGGACATCTTTGCTTGGAGCCATAAGGATATGCCAGGGATCGACCCAAAGATCATGGTCCATCCGCTCAGGGTCTCCCTATCCTTTCCACCCATCCGACAGAGGTAGAGGGTCTTTGCACAGGAAAGGGACAAGGCCATAGTCGAAGAAGTTCATAAGCTATTGAAGGCTGATTTCATTAAAGAGGTCTACTCTcccgaatggttggccaat contains the following coding sequences:
- the LOC115961663 gene encoding uncharacterized protein LOC115961663; the encoded protein is MADMLYQATKYLNAEDAMIARGGRLKKREKYDDPHPYRGRKERDKAIVEEVHKLLKADFIKEVYSPEWLANVVMVKKANGKGRMSVDFIDLNKAYPKDNYPILRIDLLIDSMARHQLLSFMDAFFEYNQIKLEESD